A genomic stretch from Acidobacteriota bacterium includes:
- a CDS encoding transposase gives MKKDPPGARTSRPHKAWHDRGYLPHFDEAGTVQFLTFRLVDAVPSAIVADWKTDLKLSGGEKANDPRCARLRGQIERFADQGHGACWLKDARVAAVVRDALLHFDGERYRLLAWVIMPNHVHAVIETLPGFPLDAVIHSWKSFTAKRANRLLGRTGAFWMGDYFDRYVRDEAHLWDVMRYMEENPVKAGLVRLAKERPWMDGCLQE, from the coding sequence ATGAAGAAAGACCCTCCTGGAGCGAGAACGTCCCGCCCGCACAAGGCCTGGCACGATCGTGGCTACCTCCCGCACTTCGATGAAGCGGGAACGGTGCAATTTCTCACTTTCCGACTTGTCGACGCGGTTCCCTCCGCAATCGTCGCCGACTGGAAGACCGACCTGAAGCTCAGTGGTGGCGAAAAGGCCAACGATCCCCGCTGTGCACGCCTTCGCGGCCAAATCGAGCGTTTCGCCGATCAGGGACACGGCGCCTGCTGGCTGAAAGACGCCCGCGTCGCAGCAGTGGTCCGGGATGCACTGCTGCATTTCGACGGTGAGCGCTACCGTCTTCTGGCGTGGGTCATCATGCCCAATCACGTGCATGCGGTAATCGAGACACTGCCCGGCTTTCCCTTGGACGCGGTCATCCACTCCTGGAAATCGTTCACCGCCAAGCGGGCGAATCGACTGTTGGGCCGGACTGGCGCTTTCTGGATGGGAGACTATTTCGACCGCTATGTTCGCGATGAGGCACATCTCTGGGACGTCATGCGTTACATGGAAGAGAACCCCGTAAAGGCCGGTTTGGTGCGCCTCGCAAAGGAGCGGCCATGGATGGATGGCTGTTTGCAAGAATAA
- a CDS encoding glycosyltransferase family 2 protein: MNDTPKEPNDLESPGPRQAVSIIVPTFREAANIPRLVERIHAALSDSGISWELLLVDDDSEDGSEAVVAELADRLPVRMVTRRQLPRDLSLSVIEGIRLCRFDRMVVMDADLSHPPERIPDLLTALDADCDMVVGSRYAPGGVIDRTWSRWRVLNSRVATALTLPLVSCSDPMAGFFATDRRALPDLRTLQPIGYKIALELMVRGQLRVKELPIDFRDRSLGSSKMNWRQQLNFLRHLCRLYRFKFGGIVRVLCFGLVGASGFLIDVAGYFCLQWIGLDHRLARFLSFWPAVTWNWRLNRSLTFGERPPQPRVRQWGKFVASSLVGLTVNVGSYTLLTSYVDVFAHHRLPALLLGVALGTLFNFLLANLYVYRLHAGTHKLKASRK; the protein is encoded by the coding sequence ATGAACGACACGCCGAAGGAACCGAACGACCTCGAGAGTCCCGGCCCCCGCCAGGCAGTTTCCATCATCGTGCCGACGTTTCGCGAGGCGGCCAACATTCCGCGCCTGGTTGAGCGCATTCATGCCGCGCTCTCCGATAGCGGAATCTCCTGGGAGCTGCTGCTGGTCGACGACGACTCGGAAGACGGCAGCGAGGCGGTGGTCGCGGAACTGGCGGATCGCCTGCCGGTGCGCATGGTGACACGCCGCCAACTGCCCCGGGACCTGTCACTCTCCGTTATCGAGGGAATCCGGCTCTGCCGGTTCGACCGGATGGTGGTGATGGATGCCGATCTGTCCCATCCTCCCGAGCGCATCCCCGACTTGCTCACTGCCCTCGACGCCGATTGCGACATGGTCGTCGGCAGCCGCTACGCGCCGGGAGGTGTCATCGATCGGACCTGGAGCCGGTGGCGCGTTTTGAATTCCCGCGTGGCAACTGCATTGACGCTTCCGCTCGTCAGTTGCTCCGATCCGATGGCCGGGTTTTTCGCAACCGACCGCCGTGCGCTCCCGGACCTGCGGACGCTGCAACCCATCGGCTACAAGATCGCCCTGGAGCTCATGGTGCGCGGACAATTGCGGGTCAAGGAACTGCCCATCGACTTCCGCGACCGCAGTCTGGGCTCCAGCAAGATGAACTGGAGACAGCAGCTCAACTTCCTGCGTCACCTCTGCCGCCTGTACCGGTTCAAGTTCGGCGGGATAGTTCGGGTGCTCTGCTTCGGGCTGGTGGGCGCCAGCGGCTTCCTGATCGATGTTGCCGGTTACTTCTGCCTGCAGTGGATCGGCCTCGATCACCGCCTGGCGCGTTTCCTGTCCTTCTGGCCGGCGGTCACCTGGAACTGGCGGCTCAACCGCAGCCTGACCTTCGGCGAGCGTCCGCCCCAGCCCCGGGTGCGCCAATGGGGCAAGTTCGTGGCCAGCAGTCTGGTCGGTCTCACCGTGAACGTCGGCAGCTACACCCTCCTGACCAGCTATGTCGACGTCTTCGCCCATCATCGATTGCCGGCGCTCCTGTTGGGTGTCGCTCTCGGCACCCTCTTCAACTTTCTGCTTGCGAACCTTTATGTCTATCGCCTGCATGCGGGAACGCATAAACTCAAGGCTTCACGGAAATGA